In Zunongwangia profunda SM-A87, the following proteins share a genomic window:
- a CDS encoding glycoside hydrolase family 20 protein — protein sequence MKLFKILLLFIALSTFGCAEKENPSFTKEELVLIPQPKSLNLNQGSFEVTNSTKIIIAQDSLASVSSILNDLFKRAAGFELETSIDAHAENNIQLKINSEIAKEAYELKVTSENVILEANSKLGFVYGMETIRQLLPKEIESGSKVSDIEWYIPNVEITDAPQYSYRGNMLDVSRHFFGKEYIKKHIDRLAFLKLNTFHFHLVDDQGWRIEIKKYPKLTEVGGFRVDQEDSHWNARTKNEPDAKATFGGFYTQEDIKEIVAYAQERGIRVIPEIEMPAHVMSAIASYPWLSCTGEPIAVPSGGVWPITDIYCAGKESTFEFLEDVLSEVMQLFPGEYIHVGGDEATKTNWKTCPDCQRRIKEEGLADEDELQSYFMKRIEKFLNKNDRTLIGWDEILEGGLPEEATVMSWRGFEGGWEASAAGHDVIMTPTSHLYFDYYQGSPDNEPVAFNAFTPLKRVYEFRPVLDSMSVKQKKHVLGGQANLWAEYVPTEAHSEYMLFPRLAALAEVVWSPENKLDWEDFSVRIRKMMERFEVMGINYAKSAYAVQPESDIDLETGEITIKLKSEFPNTEIRYALNGEELNAESNLYENEIKVDTDTQLKAAVFKNGKVMGAVLDKTFKFHKAVAKPVIYKYPYNQNYASSGETALVNVLKGSKYFKDGRWQGWINNPAIITIDLEKETSVSEVIVGSLEEQGTGIYFPQQLKVEVSKDGKNFKEVASLKRDYQTNPGAKIDNFKMGFELQENIRFVRVSVEPLAKTPNGGGAWLFLDEIQIK from the coding sequence ATGAAATTGTTTAAAATTTTACTTCTTTTTATAGCGCTTTCAACATTTGGTTGCGCTGAAAAGGAAAATCCTTCATTTACCAAAGAGGAGTTGGTGCTGATTCCTCAGCCAAAATCTTTAAACCTTAATCAGGGAAGCTTTGAAGTCACTAATAGTACCAAAATCATCATTGCGCAAGATAGTTTAGCCTCGGTTTCTTCAATTTTAAACGATCTTTTTAAAAGAGCTGCCGGATTTGAACTGGAAACTTCAATAGATGCTCATGCAGAAAACAATATTCAGCTAAAAATAAATTCAGAAATTGCTAAAGAGGCTTATGAGCTTAAGGTAACTTCAGAAAATGTGATTTTAGAAGCAAATTCCAAACTAGGATTTGTGTATGGAATGGAAACCATCAGACAATTACTTCCAAAGGAAATAGAAAGTGGCTCAAAAGTATCGGATATTGAGTGGTATATTCCTAATGTTGAAATTACCGATGCACCACAATATTCATATCGTGGGAATATGTTAGATGTTTCCCGCCATTTCTTCGGAAAAGAATACATTAAAAAACATATCGACCGACTCGCATTTCTAAAACTGAATACGTTTCATTTTCATTTAGTCGACGATCAGGGTTGGAGAATTGAGATCAAAAAATATCCAAAATTAACTGAAGTCGGAGGCTTTAGAGTTGATCAGGAAGATAGCCACTGGAATGCGAGAACCAAAAACGAACCAGATGCCAAAGCTACGTTTGGTGGGTTTTATACGCAGGAGGATATTAAAGAAATTGTAGCCTACGCACAGGAAAGAGGCATCAGGGTAATTCCAGAAATCGAGATGCCGGCGCACGTAATGAGCGCTATTGCTTCGTATCCTTGGTTATCGTGTACAGGAGAACCCATTGCAGTTCCTTCTGGTGGTGTTTGGCCAATTACAGATATTTATTGCGCAGGAAAAGAATCGACTTTCGAATTTTTGGAAGACGTGCTGAGTGAGGTGATGCAATTATTTCCGGGAGAATATATTCATGTTGGTGGTGACGAGGCCACTAAAACTAACTGGAAAACCTGTCCCGATTGCCAACGCAGAATTAAAGAAGAAGGGCTTGCTGATGAAGATGAGTTGCAAAGCTATTTTATGAAGCGTATCGAGAAATTTTTAAATAAAAATGATAGAACACTTATTGGGTGGGACGAAATTTTAGAAGGAGGTTTGCCTGAAGAAGCGACCGTAATGAGTTGGCGTGGTTTTGAAGGTGGATGGGAAGCTTCTGCTGCAGGTCACGATGTGATTATGACACCAACCAGCCATTTATACTTTGATTATTATCAGGGAAGCCCGGATAATGAGCCTGTTGCTTTTAATGCGTTTACGCCCTTAAAGCGAGTGTATGAATTTCGTCCGGTTTTAGATTCGATGAGTGTGAAACAAAAGAAGCATGTATTAGGAGGCCAGGCGAATCTTTGGGCAGAATACGTGCCGACTGAGGCTCATTCAGAATATATGTTGTTTCCAAGATTAGCAGCTTTAGCCGAGGTGGTTTGGAGTCCTGAAAACAAGTTAGACTGGGAAGATTTCTCGGTAAGAATACGTAAAATGATGGAGCGTTTTGAAGTGATGGGCATCAATTATGCAAAAAGTGCTTATGCGGTTCAACCAGAATCTGATATTGATCTGGAAACCGGAGAAATTACGATCAAATTAAAATCTGAGTTTCCAAATACTGAAATTCGATATGCTTTAAACGGAGAAGAATTAAATGCCGAATCGAACTTATATGAAAATGAAATAAAAGTTGATACCGATACTCAGCTTAAAGCTGCAGTTTTTAAAAATGGTAAAGTGATGGGGGCGGTTTTAGATAAAACTTTTAAGTTTCATAAGGCGGTGGCAAAACCGGTTATTTATAAATATCCTTATAATCAAAATTATGCCTCTTCAGGAGAAACAGCCCTTGTAAACGTTTTAAAAGGAAGTAAATATTTTAAAGACGGCCGTTGGCAGGGTTGGATCAATAATCCTGCAATTATTACGATTGATCTGGAAAAAGAGACCAGCGTTAGTGAAGTGATTGTGGGAAGTTTGGAAGAGCAGGGCACAGGGATTTATTTTCCGCAGCAATTAAAAGTGGAAGTGTCCAAAGATGGAAAAAACTTTAAGGAGGTAGCTTCCTTAAAAAGAGATTATCAAACCAATCCGGGAGCAAAAATCGACAATTTTAAGATGGGATTTGAGCTTCAGGAAAATATCCGGTTTGTTAGAGTAAGTGTAGAACCATTAGCAAAAACTCCCAATGGAGGAGGTGCATGGTTGTTTTTAGATGAAATTCAGATAAAATAA
- a CDS encoding GH92 family glycosyl hydrolase: MFLVRNIFSAVVVFISVQVASAQTSFDPLPYVNPFIGTSNYGATNPGAIAPRGIASVSPFNVAGKIDLNPLEKDSQWLSNPYVHENQFLTGFSHVNMSGVGCPELGVIITMPTTGELKTNHVDYGTTYSEETAEAGYYSAKLDKYNVKAEATASTRAGVSRYSFPAGKSNVLLNLGLGLTNEQGAMVRVVSPNEIEGMRMVGSFCYNNAEAAYPVYFVAKFSKPADDFGVWKTPYKYEGLESQWMGYNGKTRIKKGFTREVVGDSIGAYMTYDFATPQEVEVKIGVSYVSIENARENLEQEVGDATFEEVLAETQQAWKKKLQVVEVEGGTEDEKTIFYTALYHTQIHPNTLNDFNGEYPEIATGRIGKTDGTRYTTFSLWDTYRNYHQLMSLLYPEEQLDMVRSMLEMYDENGWLPKWELNSTETFTMVGDPAAVVLADTYLRGLTDFDVEKAYGAMLKSALDTTNNPLRPGLKEYIDNGYLGVDGDVPGPVSTTQEYNIADYAIAQLAKKLGKKEDYKQFLKRSLSYKKLYNPETKFIQPKNSDGSWFAEFDPLAGANFAHNPGYIEGNAWQYLFMVPHDINGLKKLMGGNKKFEARLDELFEKDQFDMANEPDFAYGYLYNFIQGKEYKASEKIHELIATYYKNASDGIPGNDDTGTMSAWVIYSMMGIYPITPAEPVYTFVVPTFNKIILHLNQDYYENPELIIVKDSISKGKLKIEVDGAKFTKPLFDLSKINFPKKIKFL, translated from the coding sequence ATGTTTTTAGTAAGAAATATTTTTTCAGCAGTAGTTGTATTTATTAGTGTTCAGGTGGCTTCGGCACAAACCAGTTTTGATCCACTTCCTTATGTAAATCCTTTTATAGGAACTTCAAATTACGGCGCAACTAATCCTGGGGCGATTGCCCCAAGAGGGATAGCAAGTGTATCGCCATTTAATGTTGCCGGGAAAATAGATTTAAACCCACTGGAAAAAGATAGTCAATGGTTATCAAATCCATACGTGCATGAGAATCAGTTTTTAACCGGTTTTAGTCATGTAAATATGAGTGGAGTTGGTTGCCCCGAACTTGGTGTGATTATTACCATGCCAACTACAGGAGAGCTAAAAACAAATCATGTTGATTACGGAACAACGTATTCTGAAGAAACAGCTGAAGCAGGATATTATTCCGCAAAATTAGATAAATATAATGTAAAAGCCGAAGCTACGGCAAGCACGAGAGCAGGAGTAAGTCGGTATTCATTTCCGGCGGGAAAATCGAATGTGTTACTGAATTTGGGTTTAGGTTTAACCAATGAACAGGGTGCTATGGTTCGTGTGGTTTCTCCTAATGAAATAGAAGGTATGCGAATGGTGGGAAGTTTCTGTTATAACAATGCTGAAGCTGCATACCCTGTATATTTTGTAGCAAAATTCTCTAAACCGGCCGATGATTTTGGAGTTTGGAAGACGCCTTATAAATACGAGGGTCTAGAATCACAATGGATGGGTTACAATGGTAAAACCCGAATCAAAAAAGGCTTTACAAGAGAAGTGGTTGGGGATAGTATTGGAGCATATATGACTTATGATTTTGCAACACCGCAGGAAGTTGAAGTGAAAATTGGAGTGTCTTATGTAAGTATTGAAAATGCTCGTGAAAATCTAGAACAAGAAGTTGGCGATGCAACTTTCGAAGAAGTTTTAGCAGAAACTCAGCAAGCCTGGAAAAAAAAGTTACAGGTTGTAGAAGTTGAAGGTGGTACAGAGGATGAGAAAACGATTTTTTATACCGCTCTATATCATACACAAATTCATCCTAACACTTTAAATGATTTCAACGGTGAATATCCTGAAATTGCAACCGGGAGAATCGGGAAAACCGACGGGACACGCTATACCACTTTTTCTTTATGGGATACCTATCGTAATTATCACCAGCTAATGAGTTTGCTGTATCCCGAAGAACAATTAGATATGGTAAGGTCGATGTTAGAAATGTATGATGAAAATGGATGGTTGCCAAAATGGGAATTAAACTCAACTGAAACCTTTACAATGGTCGGTGATCCGGCTGCAGTGGTTTTAGCAGATACGTATTTACGTGGTTTAACCGATTTTGATGTTGAAAAAGCCTACGGCGCCATGCTAAAAAGCGCATTGGATACTACTAATAATCCGCTGCGTCCAGGCTTGAAGGAGTATATTGATAATGGTTATTTAGGAGTTGACGGCGATGTGCCTGGACCTGTATCTACCACTCAGGAGTATAATATTGCAGATTATGCTATCGCTCAATTGGCTAAAAAATTAGGGAAAAAGGAAGATTATAAGCAATTTTTAAAGCGCTCATTGTCTTATAAGAAATTGTATAATCCGGAGACAAAATTTATTCAGCCAAAAAATAGTGATGGTAGCTGGTTTGCTGAATTTGATCCCTTAGCCGGAGCTAATTTTGCTCACAATCCTGGTTATATTGAAGGAAATGCCTGGCAATATTTATTTATGGTGCCACACGACATCAACGGACTTAAGAAATTGATGGGTGGCAATAAGAAATTCGAAGCTCGTTTAGACGAGCTTTTCGAAAAGGATCAGTTTGATATGGCTAATGAACCTGACTTTGCTTACGGTTATCTTTATAATTTTATTCAGGGTAAAGAATATAAGGCTTCAGAAAAAATACATGAGTTAATCGCTACCTATTATAAAAATGCATCTGATGGAATTCCCGGTAATGATGATACTGGTACCATGAGTGCCTGGGTGATTTATTCGATGATGGGGATTTATCCAATTACTCCGGCAGAACCAGTATATACATTTGTGGTTCCTACATTCAATAAAATTATATTACACCTTAATCAGGACTATTATGAGAATCCAGAACTGATTATCGTAAAGGATTCAATTTCTAAAGGAAAACTTAAGATTGAAGTAGATGGTGCAAAGTTCACAAAACCATTATTTGATTTAAGTAAAATTAACTTTCCTAAAAAAATAAAGTTTCTTTAA
- a CDS encoding GH92 family glycosyl hydrolase: MKLKFLGIAALLMIFSCKTEETKVSATSDEKLTAFVNPFIGTDGPGNTYPGATTPYGMVQLSPDIGIGGWDRIAGYFYQDSIITGFSHMHLTGTGAGDLYDILVMPTNSKFSERIPENNHKPFSAFSHDKEVASPGYYSVRLLDYDIKAELTATPRTGIQRFTFPKDSLSQIHVDLGYALNWDKATNTHIKVVNDSVIEGYRKSTGWAKDQRVYFVMKFSKAFKDFEILEGGEEVPANEITAKNTKIILNYETTSEEQIVVKTGVSSANIEGAYASLETEAPDFNFENYRENADDIWEKELQKIKIETPDSNQKSVFYTMMYQSMLAPTLLSDPNGNYKGANDSIEHANGFNRYDTFSLWDTFRAAHPLYTIIQQERVPDFIKSMLAHYQETGLLPVWSMQGNETNMMLGYHSVPVIVDAYFKGFDFDANLAYEACKASAMTSTRKIDVFAEKGYVPAEEKEGDWSVSKTLEYAYDDWCIAMFAKDLGKEDDYQYFLKRSGYWKNTYDSKTSFFRAKDKNGQFIAGFNSKDYSDYFSESNAWQYYWFVPQDIPGLIKTTGGEERFTQKLDSMFSLHPTEDDKLPIFSTGMIGQYAHGNEPSHHVAYLYDYIGKPSETQKLVRQILNEQYKNEPNGHCGNEDCGQMSSWYIFSSMGFYPVNAAQGTYMLGAPLFESAEINLPGGKKFNIKTSNFTDGNLFVANVKLNGEDLDRAYITHDEIVDGGELLFEMSKKPVDKVLKTPKPNTIY; encoded by the coding sequence ATGAAATTAAAATTCTTAGGAATAGCTGCATTACTGATGATTTTTTCTTGCAAGACAGAGGAAACTAAAGTCAGTGCAACATCAGATGAAAAACTAACAGCATTTGTAAATCCGTTTATAGGGACAGACGGACCGGGGAATACCTATCCGGGAGCCACTACACCTTACGGAATGGTACAGCTAAGTCCTGATATTGGTATTGGAGGTTGGGATCGTATAGCCGGATATTTTTATCAGGATTCTATTATTACCGGATTTTCGCATATGCACTTAACAGGCACTGGCGCCGGGGATCTTTATGATATTCTGGTGATGCCAACTAACAGTAAGTTTTCTGAGCGTATTCCAGAGAATAATCATAAACCATTTTCTGCATTTAGTCATGATAAGGAAGTAGCTTCCCCGGGATATTATTCGGTACGGCTTTTAGATTATGATATTAAGGCAGAACTCACTGCAACACCAAGAACCGGAATTCAGCGGTTCACATTTCCTAAAGATTCCCTGTCTCAAATTCATGTAGATCTTGGTTACGCTTTAAACTGGGATAAAGCAACCAATACGCATATAAAAGTCGTCAATGATTCGGTTATTGAGGGCTATCGAAAGTCTACGGGATGGGCAAAAGACCAGCGAGTGTATTTTGTAATGAAGTTTTCTAAAGCTTTTAAGGATTTTGAGATTTTAGAAGGTGGAGAAGAAGTACCAGCAAATGAAATCACTGCTAAAAACACCAAAATCATCCTGAATTACGAGACAACTTCAGAAGAACAAATTGTTGTGAAAACCGGAGTGTCTTCAGCAAATATAGAAGGTGCTTACGCCAGTTTAGAAACCGAAGCACCTGATTTTAATTTTGAAAACTATCGTGAGAATGCGGATGATATTTGGGAAAAAGAACTCCAGAAGATAAAGATAGAAACACCAGATAGCAATCAAAAATCGGTGTTTTACACCATGATGTACCAATCGATGTTGGCACCAACTTTATTAAGTGATCCTAACGGAAATTACAAAGGTGCGAATGATAGTATCGAACATGCAAACGGATTTAATCGTTATGATACCTTTTCACTTTGGGATACGTTTAGGGCGGCACATCCACTTTATACTATTATTCAGCAGGAAAGAGTTCCAGATTTTATAAAATCGATGTTGGCGCATTACCAGGAAACCGGATTATTGCCTGTTTGGTCGATGCAGGGAAATGAAACCAATATGATGTTAGGATATCACTCGGTTCCGGTAATTGTAGATGCTTATTTTAAAGGTTTTGATTTTGATGCAAATCTGGCTTATGAAGCTTGCAAAGCCAGCGCAATGACGAGCACGAGAAAAATCGATGTTTTTGCAGAAAAAGGCTACGTGCCCGCTGAAGAAAAGGAAGGCGATTGGAGTGTTTCTAAAACTTTGGAATATGCTTACGACGATTGGTGTATTGCAATGTTCGCCAAAGATTTGGGGAAAGAAGACGATTATCAATATTTCTTAAAACGTTCTGGGTACTGGAAGAACACTTATGATAGTAAGACAAGCTTCTTTAGAGCAAAAGATAAAAATGGTCAGTTTATAGCAGGATTTAATAGCAAGGATTACTCCGATTATTTTAGTGAAAGTAATGCCTGGCAATATTACTGGTTTGTGCCACAGGATATTCCGGGGTTAATCAAAACTACCGGTGGAGAAGAACGCTTCACGCAAAAATTGGATTCGATGTTTTCTCTTCATCCTACGGAAGACGATAAGTTGCCTATTTTTAGTACAGGAATGATTGGACAGTATGCACATGGAAATGAACCAAGTCATCATGTAGCCTATTTATATGATTATATCGGTAAACCTTCTGAAACGCAGAAACTGGTTAGGCAAATCCTTAATGAACAATATAAAAATGAACCAAACGGGCACTGCGGGAATGAAGATTGTGGGCAAATGTCTTCCTGGTATATCTTTAGTTCGATGGGCTTTTACCCTGTAAACGCAGCACAGGGAACTTATATGTTGGGTGCACCGTTATTTGAATCGGCTGAAATTAATCTACCAGGCGGTAAAAAATTCAATATCAAGACCTCCAATTTCACTGACGGAAATCTGTTTGTGGCCAATGTGAAGTTAAACGGAGAAGATCTGGATCGTGCTTATATTACGCATGATGAAATTGTAGATGGAGGCGAGTTGTTATTCGAAATGAGTAAAAAACCAGTAGATAAAGTTTTAAAAACTCCGAAACCGAATACAATCTATTAA
- a CDS encoding family 10 glycosylhydrolase — translation MKFRFLLFSLLVAFSTISCLDNMQKANANTAEASEGTESETNADSDFKYWTWITADASRTDESYTEEFKKYKENGLDAVLINTDTDPELLSRLTPLAKAEGLEVHAWIMAVNRPGDKVALQHPEWYQVSRNGESCFDHRPYVDYYQWLCPTREESRNHILSLVEGLAKVKDVETVHLDYIRFPDIFLPIGLLPKYDLEQTTEMPEYDFCYCDVCIAKFKEMHHKDPRDTEDPQIDMEWKQFRLNRIRDLVNDAYKIVHENNKELSAAVFPYPEMADHMVRQRWDKWDIDYVLPMIYNNFYNEELDWIGFATKQGVQDLEAKNTELHTGIYIPEMTPEDLTEAINQAKANGAKGVSFFDGGAFTKEKLEAVKAASEE, via the coding sequence ATGAAATTTAGATTTTTACTTTTTTCGTTATTGGTCGCTTTTTCGACCATTTCGTGTTTAGATAATATGCAAAAAGCTAACGCTAATACTGCCGAAGCTAGCGAAGGAACTGAAAGCGAAACTAATGCTGATTCAGATTTTAAATACTGGACGTGGATTACTGCAGATGCCAGCCGAACAGATGAATCCTATACTGAAGAATTTAAAAAATATAAAGAAAATGGGCTGGATGCCGTGTTGATTAATACCGATACCGATCCTGAATTACTTTCTCGTTTAACACCACTTGCCAAAGCTGAAGGTTTAGAAGTTCACGCATGGATTATGGCAGTGAACCGCCCGGGAGACAAAGTAGCCTTACAACATCCAGAGTGGTACCAGGTAAGTCGTAATGGCGAATCCTGTTTTGATCATCGTCCTTACGTAGATTATTATCAGTGGCTTTGTCCAACCAGAGAAGAGTCCAGAAATCATATTTTAAGCCTGGTAGAAGGCCTTGCAAAAGTTAAGGATGTAGAAACGGTACATTTGGATTATATACGATTCCCGGATATTTTTCTTCCTATAGGTTTATTGCCTAAATACGATTTAGAGCAGACTACAGAAATGCCAGAATACGATTTTTGTTACTGTGATGTTTGTATTGCAAAGTTTAAAGAAATGCACCACAAAGATCCTAGGGATACAGAGGACCCTCAAATTGATATGGAGTGGAAGCAGTTTCGATTAAACAGGATTAGAGATCTTGTGAATGATGCTTATAAAATTGTTCATGAAAATAATAAAGAGCTTAGTGCCGCAGTATTCCCTTATCCAGAAATGGCTGATCATATGGTGCGCCAGCGTTGGGATAAATGGGATATTGATTATGTATTACCAATGATCTATAACAATTTTTATAATGAAGAATTAGATTGGATTGGATTTGCAACCAAACAAGGAGTACAGGATTTAGAAGCCAAGAATACTGAATTACACACCGGAATTTATATTCCTGAAATGACTCCTGAAGATCTTACGGAAGCGATAAATCAGGCAAAAGCAAACGGCGCTAAAGGAGTGTCTTTTTTTGATGGAGGGGCATTTACCAAGGAGAAGCTGGAAGCAGTGAAAGCGGCGAGTGAAGAGTAG
- a CDS encoding glycoside hydrolase family 130 protein — MKNIPWQEKPENCKDVLWRHSENPIIDRYAIPTSNSIFNSAVVPFEDGFAGVFRCDNKAVQMNIFAGFSKDGINWDINHEPIQMQAGNTQMIDSDYKYDPRVTFIEDRYWITWCNGYHGPTIGIAYTFDFKEFFQCENAFLPFNRNGVLFPKKINGKYAMLSRPSDNGHTPFGDIYISYSPDMKYWGEHRCVMKVAPFEKSAWQCTKIGAGPVPILTDEGWLLFYHGVIATCNGFRYSVGAAILDENEPDKVKYRSQPYLLAPAELYELTGDVPNVVFPCAALHSHEEDRLALYYGAADTCTGVAYGKISEVVDFVKNNSL; from the coding sequence ATGAAGAATATACCTTGGCAGGAGAAACCTGAAAATTGTAAAGATGTACTTTGGAGACATAGCGAGAACCCTATTATCGATCGATATGCTATCCCTACTTCAAACAGTATTTTTAATAGTGCTGTAGTTCCTTTTGAAGATGGATTTGCCGGGGTTTTTAGATGTGATAACAAAGCGGTGCAAATGAATATTTTTGCCGGTTTTAGTAAAGATGGGATCAATTGGGATATTAACCACGAGCCAATCCAGATGCAGGCTGGGAATACCCAAATGATCGATTCAGATTATAAATACGATCCTAGGGTAACTTTTATAGAAGATCGATACTGGATTACTTGGTGTAATGGTTATCACGGCCCTACTATTGGGATCGCTTACACCTTCGATTTTAAAGAATTTTTTCAATGTGAAAATGCTTTTTTGCCCTTTAACCGAAACGGAGTGTTATTCCCTAAAAAAATCAATGGTAAATATGCCATGTTAAGTCGCCCAAGTGATAATGGGCATACGCCATTTGGCGATATTTACATTAGCTATAGCCCGGATATGAAATACTGGGGTGAGCATCGTTGCGTAATGAAAGTAGCTCCGTTTGAAAAAAGTGCATGGCAATGCACCAAAATCGGCGCCGGCCCCGTGCCGATTTTAACCGATGAAGGTTGGTTATTGTTTTATCACGGTGTTATCGCTACTTGTAATGGATTTAGATATTCGGTAGGTGCTGCCATTTTGGATGAAAACGAACCTGATAAAGTAAAATACCGTTCGCAGCCTTATTTATTAGCTCCGGCAGAACTTTATGAATTGACCGGAGATGTGCCAAATGTGGTTTTTCCTTGTGCAGCATTACATTCTCATGAAGAAGATAGGTTAGCTTTGTATTATGGGGCCGCTGATACCTGTACAGGTGTTGCTTATGGTAAAATTAGCGAAGTAGTAGACTTTGTAAAAAATAACAGTTTATAA
- a CDS encoding carbohydrate-binding family 9-like protein, whose product MKSILAIFGSLFCLNVLAQEPPRSYVSYKTSEEIVIDGKADESSWKEAKWTADFIDIEGDKVPKYKTNAKMLWDDQYFYIYAKLEEPHIWATLKQRDTVIFYNNDFEVFIDPDGDTQKYIEFEVNALNTVWDLMLIEAYREGGPAIDHWDINGIKSAVNIQGTLNDASDKDQYWEVEIAMPWDVLTEASANGKIPQNDFWRVNFSRVNWNHDLKDGHYSRKKDENGRFLPEYNWVWSPQGVINMHEPEHWGYVFFSDKKPSENIEFKIPEDEHIRWAMYSLYRAQKDYYSKHQKWANTVEKLQDLPVSVLNKELNPKIEVHSSGYNLSVESPFSGKKYLIKEDGSFIQLTK is encoded by the coding sequence ATGAAATCGATTTTAGCCATTTTCGGATCTCTTTTTTGTCTAAATGTTTTGGCACAAGAGCCACCGCGTTCTTACGTATCTTATAAAACTTCAGAAGAAATTGTTATAGATGGTAAAGCCGATGAATCTAGCTGGAAAGAGGCGAAATGGACTGCTGATTTTATTGATATTGAAGGCGATAAAGTCCCGAAGTATAAAACCAATGCAAAAATGCTTTGGGACGATCAGTATTTTTATATCTACGCCAAATTAGAAGAACCGCATATATGGGCTACTTTAAAGCAAAGAGATACGGTAATTTTTTATAATAACGACTTCGAAGTTTTTATTGATCCTGATGGGGATACCCAAAAATATATAGAGTTTGAGGTAAATGCCTTGAATACTGTTTGGGATTTAATGCTTATTGAAGCTTATCGTGAGGGCGGTCCGGCGATTGATCACTGGGATATTAACGGAATTAAATCTGCTGTGAATATTCAAGGCACTTTAAACGATGCTTCAGATAAAGACCAATACTGGGAAGTAGAAATTGCTATGCCATGGGATGTTTTAACCGAAGCCAGTGCCAATGGCAAAATTCCGCAGAATGATTTTTGGCGTGTTAATTTTTCTCGTGTAAACTGGAATCATGATCTTAAAGATGGTCATTATTCAAGAAAGAAAGATGAAAATGGCCGGTTTCTACCAGAATATAACTGGGTTTGGTCGCCGCAAGGTGTGATTAATATGCATGAACCCGAACATTGGGGCTATGTGTTTTTTAGTGATAAAAAGCCTTCAGAGAATATTGAATTTAAAATTCCGGAAGACGAACATATTCGTTGGGCGATGTATTCTTTATACAGAGCGCAAAAAGATTATTACTCAAAACATCAAAAGTGGGCAAATACCGTAGAAAAGCTTCAGGATTTGCCGGTTTCTGTTTTAAATAAAGAATTAAATCCGAAAATAGAAGTCCATTCTTCAGGATATAATCTTAGTGTTGAAAGTCCTTTTTCAGGAAAGAAATACCTGATTAAAGAAGATGGATCGTTTATTCAATTAACCAAATAA